The following proteins are co-located in the Hevea brasiliensis isolate MT/VB/25A 57/8 chromosome 11, ASM3005281v1, whole genome shotgun sequence genome:
- the LOC110671705 gene encoding putative B3 domain-containing protein REM15, translated as MPAGIMPSSKPHFFKPVLPGFERKLSIPVSFFKYLKGQKCEKAVLRSIAGKLWYVKVNGCRFEDGWEEFVRDHDLHVGDFLVFRHEGDMVFDVMVFNPSACQREYLSFDVKEEIETPEAEEVAKESDLGDLTKNKQVKTTFKGKAVSSVLERPYFVVNVSFYSARNSRINVPRKFARANGLKNRRCKIVLMDQEGRSWPAELGYKKSDGQVYIGQGWNAFRNANDLHAGDSFLLELIKNGRKPILKMYKLKGNPNKTKKEVTDHTTKAGSFSSRLPHFYVTMKTTHLKKRQLKIPRNFARRNGLCRKCFKMILTNEKGISWVVSAGKCTSGDAFIGRGWIAFAKENGLREGDVFMLELVKGGEKPVMRIYGNLNPCFI; from the exons ATGCCAGCAGGAATAATGCCTTCGAGTAAACCACACTTCTTTAAGCCAGTCCTTCCAGGATTTGAGCGCAAACTT TCAATCCCTGTTTCATTTTTCAAGTACCTGAAAGGACAGAAGTGTGAGAAAGCTGTGCTGAGAAGCATTGCTGGGAAGCTTTGGTATGTGAAGGTCAATGGTTGTCGGTTTGAAGATGGTTGGGAAGAGTTTGTTCGAGATCATGACTTGCATGTTGGTGATTTCTTGGTGTTTAGACATGAAGGAGACATGGTGTTTGATGTCATGGTGTTTAACCCAAGTGCCTGCCAGAGAGAATATCTTTCTTTTGATGTCAAGGAGGAGATAGAAACACCAGAAGCAGAAGAAGTAGCAAAAGAATCTGATCTTG GAGACCTTACAAAGAATAAGCAAGTCAAGACAACTTTTAAAGGAAAAGCTGTTTCTTCTGTGCTTGAACGTCCATACTTTGTGGTGAATGTGTCATTCTACAGCGCCAGGAATAGTAGAATA AATGTTCCAAGGAAATTTGCACGGGCAAATGGCCTGAAAAATAGACGTTGCAAGATTGTTCTTATGGATCAAGAAGGAAGGTCATGGCCAGCTGAGTTGGGATACAAGAAGTCAGATGGTCAAGTTTATATTGGACAGGGTTGGAATGCCTTCCGCAATGCGAATGACCTTCATGCAGGAGATTCTTTCCTTCTTGAGCTCATTAAAAATGGGAGAAAACCAATATTGAAAATGTATA AGTTGAAAGGAAATCCTAATAAGACCAAAAAGGAGGTGACTGATCATACTACAAAAGCTGGTTCTTTTTCAAGCAGACTTCCCCACTTCTATGTCACCATGAAAACAACTCACCTTAAAAAACGTCAACTA AAAATTCCAAGAAATTTTGCCAGGAGGAATGGCCtatgtagaaaatgtttcaaGATGATCCTTACAAATGAAAAAGGAATTTCATGGGTGGTGTCAGCAGGGAAATGTACCAGTGGTGATGCTTTTATAGGACGTGGCTGGATTGCATTCGCCAAGGAAAATGGCCTAAGAGAGGGAGATGTCTTCATGTTAGAACTCGTTAAAGGGGGAGAGAAGCCTGTGATGAGAATTTATGGTAACTTAAATCCGTGCTTTAT